The Alteripontixanthobacter sp. genome has a window encoding:
- a CDS encoding cupin, protein MAAKHRLADNFIHLGMGATAEPQPAFDGKEWYQDYTQRTAGDGKEGRLVSQHSFTEGWLSWEMHPHGSEVVICTRGAMVLMQEFPDGRIETMTLEAGDYAINPPGVWHIADVETHAEAIFNTAGESTQHRERGASAAASLPSAERRRLADTIRDKSARARHKAATLDR, encoded by the coding sequence ATGGCCGCCAAGCATCGTCTCGCGGACAATTTCATCCATCTCGGGATGGGCGCTACGGCCGAGCCGCAGCCTGCGTTCGATGGCAAGGAATGGTATCAGGACTATACGCAGCGCACCGCCGGTGACGGCAAGGAAGGCCGCCTGGTCAGCCAGCACAGTTTCACCGAGGGCTGGCTCAGCTGGGAAATGCATCCGCATGGTAGCGAAGTGGTGATCTGCACCCGCGGGGCGATGGTGCTGATGCAGGAATTTCCCGATGGACGGATCGAAACCATGACGCTGGAGGCGGGCGACTATGCAATCAATCCCCCCGGCGTGTGGCATATCGCCGATGTAGAAACCCATGCAGAGGCGATCTTCAATACCGCCGGGGAAAGCACGCAGCACCGAGAGCGCGGGGCATCTGCGGCGGCCAGCTTGCCGTCCGCTGAACGCCGGCGGCTGGCTGATACAATCCGCGACAAATCTGCCCGCGCCCGGCATAAAGCTGCGACATTGGACCGCTAG
- a CDS encoding response regulator, whose protein sequence is MTENQSTTLLLVDDEPSLREPLAEYLRGQGFAVREAESAAAARSAMLEQTPDLALLDIMMPGEDGLSLCRHLVEARDLPVILLTAKGEATDRIIGLEIGADDYVTKPFEPRELVARIRSVLRRAARPANGTSDPASEANYTFEGWQLDPLKQKLTDPEGALVALSTAEFRMLRAFLDHPRQVLDRDRLLDLVQGREAHLFDRAVDNQVSRLRGKIEADRSNPQLILTVRGGGYRFAADVARQVRIDG, encoded by the coding sequence ATGACAGAAAACCAATCCACCACCCTGCTGCTCGTCGACGACGAGCCGAGCCTGCGAGAGCCCCTGGCCGAGTATTTGCGCGGCCAGGGGTTTGCCGTGCGCGAAGCCGAAAGCGCCGCCGCCGCCCGCTCGGCAATGCTCGAACAAACGCCCGATCTGGCCCTGCTCGACATCATGATGCCGGGCGAAGACGGCTTGTCGCTGTGCCGCCATCTGGTGGAGGCGCGCGACCTGCCGGTAATATTGCTGACTGCGAAGGGCGAAGCGACCGACCGGATCATCGGGCTGGAGATCGGCGCGGACGATTACGTCACCAAACCGTTCGAACCGCGCGAGCTGGTCGCACGGATCCGCTCGGTCCTGCGCCGCGCGGCTCGGCCGGCGAACGGCACGTCCGACCCGGCGAGCGAGGCCAACTATACTTTCGAAGGCTGGCAGCTCGATCCGCTGAAGCAGAAACTGACCGATCCCGAAGGTGCGCTGGTGGCGCTGTCCACGGCGGAATTCCGGATGCTTCGCGCCTTTCTCGATCATCCGCGCCAGGTGCTCGACCGCGATCGCCTGCTCGATCTGGTGCAGGGGCGCGAAGCACATTTGTTCGACCGGGCGGTGGATAATCAGGTCAGCCGCCTGCGCGGCAAGATCGAGGCGGATCGCAGCAATCCGCAGCTGATCCTGACCGTGCGCGGCGGCGGATATCGCTTCGCCGCTGATGTCGCGCGGCAGGTCCGCATAGATGGATGA
- a CDS encoding ATP-binding protein has protein sequence MDERSNIRPRWRIWPRSLFWQVMASVALALLVAQAVSTVLLFRAAEERRQTETLTGLAFQLVTGAERENFRQQRRALRMERAMDSGAMATMRRRSRSPGGLPRRLRYQSSDAAPILPGELSDEAREKRLSALLTAQGVEVAELQVISRQAGDDPALQRAARRLTRFAANPDWRERRILVAGLRREGEDSWEIARTVQPRRDGGSLTGLVAQTLIIFGFLMAILFVLLRRITQPLAALTRRVESFGRTQGSAAPLAVSGPDDIRDLITAQNAMEARIAALLDEKDVMLGAIGHDLKTPLAALRVRIESVESDAERAKMAAGIEDITATLDDILSLARIGRPSAPPEHAQLGALTASVAEEFEDMGEPVTLGETARIAASVHVTWIRRALRNLIANALRYGGTADVTLHRETATDGEFAVFRVTDNGPGIADDRIADMLEPFTRGEASRNRATGGAGLGLTIARAIAQQHGGELLLANRPEGGLRAELRLPLTSA, from the coding sequence ATGGATGAGCGCAGCAACATCCGGCCCCGGTGGCGGATCTGGCCGCGCAGCCTATTCTGGCAAGTCATGGCCAGCGTGGCGCTGGCGCTGCTGGTGGCGCAGGCGGTCTCCACCGTATTGCTGTTTCGCGCCGCCGAGGAACGGCGCCAGACCGAAACGCTGACCGGCCTTGCGTTCCAGCTGGTTACCGGAGCCGAGCGAGAGAATTTTCGGCAGCAGCGCCGCGCCCTTCGCATGGAACGCGCAATGGATTCCGGCGCGATGGCAACAATGCGTCGCCGCAGCCGGTCGCCCGGGGGGTTACCGCGCCGCTTACGCTACCAATCCAGCGACGCCGCACCCATCCTGCCCGGCGAATTAAGTGACGAAGCGCGCGAGAAGCGGCTGTCTGCACTGCTCACCGCGCAAGGCGTAGAGGTCGCCGAACTGCAGGTCATATCGCGCCAGGCAGGCGATGATCCGGCATTACAGCGGGCTGCCCGGCGGCTGACGCGCTTTGCCGCCAATCCGGATTGGCGCGAACGACGCATATTGGTCGCCGGTTTGCGGCGGGAAGGCGAAGATAGTTGGGAAATCGCACGAACGGTGCAGCCCCGCCGCGACGGGGGATCGCTTACCGGTCTGGTCGCGCAGACGCTGATTATTTTCGGCTTCCTGATGGCGATCCTGTTCGTCTTGCTGCGCCGTATCACCCAGCCGCTTGCCGCGTTGACTCGCCGGGTGGAAAGTTTCGGGCGAACGCAAGGTTCCGCCGCTCCCCTCGCCGTGTCGGGGCCAGACGATATTCGCGATCTGATAACTGCGCAAAATGCGATGGAAGCCCGCATCGCGGCGTTGCTGGATGAAAAGGACGTGATGCTCGGCGCGATTGGGCACGATCTCAAGACCCCGCTGGCTGCGCTGCGTGTACGGATCGAAAGCGTCGAGAGCGATGCGGAGCGCGCCAAGATGGCGGCGGGGATCGAAGATATCACCGCCACGCTGGACGATATCCTCTCGCTCGCGCGGATTGGCCGCCCCTCCGCCCCGCCCGAACACGCGCAGCTTGGCGCGCTTACCGCTTCGGTGGCGGAGGAGTTCGAGGATATGGGCGAGCCGGTGACATTGGGCGAAACCGCTCGCATCGCGGCGAGCGTCCATGTCACATGGATCCGCCGCGCCTTGCGCAATCTGATTGCCAATGCGCTGCGCTATGGCGGCACTGCCGATGTCACGCTGCACCGTGAAACCGCTACGGATGGCGAATTTGCGGTGTTCCGCGTAACCGATAACGGCCCCGGCATCGCCGATGACCGTATCGCCGACATGCTGGAGCCCTTTACCCGCGGCGAGGCCAGCCGCAACCGCGCCACCGGGGGCGCCGGGCTAGGCCTGACCATTGCCCGTGCCATCGCGCAGCAGCATGGCGGCGAGCTGCTACTGGCCAACCGCCCCGAAGGTGGGCTGCGGGCGGAGCTGCGGCTGCCGTTGACCTCAGCCTAG
- a CDS encoding helicase HerA-like domain-containing protein, whose translation MPRRADKRTGRDTQMADIFLGLASNGERQHLDLSRANRHGLIAGATGTGKTVTLQGMAESFSAHGVPVFVADVKGDLSGAAMAGSATFKHADKLEERAEELGMEDYAYSDNPAVFWDLYGEQGHPIRTTISEMGPLLLSRLLDLNDTQEGVLQIVFRHADDNGLLLLDFGDLQSVLAWASANARELSGKYGNVSKQSVGAIQRQLLSFESQGADLFFGEPALEIDDFLKTDEQGRGIVNILAADKLMRSPKLYATFLLWLLAELFETLPEVGDPEKPKLVFFFDEAHLLFDDAPKALEDKIEQVVRLIRSKGVGVFFVTQNPIDIPEDVAGQLGNRVQHALRAFTPRDKRAIKAAAETFRINPDLDVEQAITELRVGEALVSTLDEDGAPTVVQRTLIKPPRSRLGPVTKKERAIIQSISPVEGKYDTAIDRESAEEVLLAKAADAAATAQEVEDQGEEEVRKRPRKTKSMWEKAFSRGAKVAAGSAAGAAAAAVLGKKSRANPMKSGVTSAAGSIATDLAGPLAGRFVRNLIGGLMR comes from the coding sequence ATGCCCCGGCGGGCAGACAAACGGACGGGACGGGACACGCAAATGGCAGATATTTTTCTGGGACTGGCCAGCAATGGCGAGCGGCAACATCTCGATCTCAGCCGGGCCAATCGCCACGGGCTGATTGCCGGGGCAACGGGAACGGGCAAGACCGTAACCTTGCAGGGCATGGCGGAAAGCTTTTCCGCCCATGGCGTCCCGGTATTCGTGGCCGATGTGAAGGGCGATCTGTCGGGCGCCGCAATGGCCGGGTCCGCTACCTTCAAACATGCCGACAAGCTGGAGGAACGCGCCGAAGAGCTGGGCATGGAAGACTACGCATATTCCGACAATCCGGCGGTTTTCTGGGATTTGTATGGCGAACAGGGCCATCCCATCCGCACCACCATATCGGAAATGGGGCCGCTGCTGCTGTCCCGCTTGCTGGACCTCAACGATACGCAGGAAGGCGTGCTGCAAATCGTGTTCCGCCATGCCGACGATAATGGCCTGCTGCTGCTCGATTTCGGCGATCTGCAATCGGTGCTCGCCTGGGCCAGCGCCAATGCCAGGGAACTGTCGGGCAAATATGGCAATGTCTCGAAACAATCGGTCGGCGCGATCCAGCGCCAGTTGCTGAGTTTCGAGAGCCAAGGGGCGGACCTGTTTTTCGGCGAGCCCGCACTGGAAATCGATGATTTCCTGAAAACAGACGAGCAGGGGCGCGGCATCGTCAATATCCTGGCCGCCGACAAATTGATGCGCAGTCCGAAACTCTACGCCACGTTCCTGCTGTGGCTGCTGGCCGAACTGTTCGAAACGCTGCCCGAAGTGGGCGATCCTGAAAAGCCCAAGCTGGTGTTCTTCTTCGACGAAGCGCACCTGCTGTTCGACGATGCCCCCAAGGCGCTGGAAGACAAGATCGAGCAGGTGGTCCGGCTGATCCGGTCCAAGGGTGTGGGCGTGTTCTTCGTCACGCAGAACCCGATCGACATTCCCGAAGATGTCGCGGGCCAGCTCGGCAACCGGGTCCAGCACGCCCTGCGCGCCTTCACCCCGCGCGACAAGCGCGCGATCAAGGCGGCGGCGGAAACCTTTCGTATCAATCCCGATCTCGATGTAGAACAGGCGATCACCGAATTGCGCGTGGGTGAGGCGCTGGTCAGCACTCTGGACGAGGACGGGGCGCCCACCGTGGTCCAGCGCACGCTGATCAAGCCGCCGCGCAGCCGGCTTGGCCCGGTGACGAAAAAAGAGCGCGCGATTATCCAGTCGATCAGTCCGGTCGAGGGGAAATACGATACCGCCATCGACCGCGAAAGCGCAGAGGAAGTGCTGCTGGCCAAGGCTGCCGATGCCGCGGCGACTGCGCAGGAAGTGGAGGACCAGGGCGAGGAGGAAGTCCGCAAGCGTCCTCGCAAAACCAAGTCGATGTGGGAAAAGGCTTTCAGCCGGGGTGCAAAAGTTGCCGCCGGATCCGCTGCAGGCGCGGCGGCGGCAGCGGTATTAGGCAAGAAATCGCGCGCCAACCCGATGAAATCCGGCGTTACATCGGCCGCCGGTTCGATCGCCACCGATCTGGCCGGGCCGCTTGCCGGGCGGTTCGTGCGTAATCTGATCGGCGGATTGATGCGCTAG